The genomic DNA GTAATTATACGTCCTAGACTTGGACCTTGAATCTCATGTTTCAACTGACCGAGAAAATGAAAATTGAACATTGGTGCCATTCATTCCCTTTCATCTGGATATTTAAACCTGTTTCTATGATAATCAAAGACATTAACATGTTTTTGTATGTTGATTGATGCAAGTTTACTATGCATGAAATTTAATCATAACTTTTGCTGAAATTTTCTTTATGATTGTAGAACTCAATAGAGGCATTGTTAATCATATGTATATGCAAGAATTATGCATGAAATGTAATGTTTGTTGCAGAATGTTTTATGGACCTGGTGGACCTTATGCATTGTTTGCTGGAAGGGATGCTAGCAGAGCTCTTGCAAAGATGTCTTTTGAAGAACAAGATTTAACCGGGGACATATCGGGTCTTGGTCCATTCGAATTGGATGCTTTGCAAGATTGGGAATATAAGTTTATGAGCAAATATGTAAAGGTTGGAACCATCAAGAAGACAGTTGCAGTAACCGGAGGGGATAATGGAAATGGTGAAGCCTCGTGGACTACCGAGGGCGATGCTAAGCCAGCTGGAGATGGTTCATCACAAAATGCAGTTGCTGGAACTGATGCTAAGGAGGAGTGATGTGTTTTAGCAGAGTTGTTACCGGCTCGAATGGGTCGAGATGCCATAAGATATAGAGTAACGTTGTCTGTGAATCTTTATTCCATATATTAGCTTACTTTTTTTGTACTTTTGACATTCATAAGCAGGTAATTGACTTTAATCTACAAATCTCAACTTCTAAGCATTAAGCCGTTGGGATATCCAATCAAATGCATATGGTCCCTTGATGTTTTCAGAACCTATCCGATTATTATTTAATCATACTTGCCAAGAATCCTTTTTTGCCTTGCAGAGCAATCTACAATAAATTATCTCAAAAACTTGTGAAATCTTTCTGGGTTTTATTAATACATGCCGACTTAAGTCTTAACTGTTGCTGAAGTTCATGTTTGGGATCAATTCTCAACAAAATCCttgtttttgtttaaatttatgTTAGCATCTGACCATTTTTCCTACCAGGGAACACAACAAATGTTGAGAACCAAGTGATCTGAACTCTAGAGAGATAATACGTGTTTAAGTTTGGAATATCAATCAATTTGCGAAGGGAACACAACAAAAGTTGAGAACCTAGTGATCTGAACTCTAGAGAGATAATACGTGTTTAAGTTTGGAATATCAATCAATTTGCGACGGGATTTTGGATgctgtccttttttttttttgtcattacGCATTTTGAAATGTATCAATTTGAGTGCAAAAAATTATGACCATTTTAGTAAAAATTGTGCAAACAGAAATTACCAGACGGGATCAATACATTCTTTTATTACTTAAAAGTTTGAGTTGAAGATTGATGGAAGTCCTTTTAACtacctattattatttttaagctTAAGTTTTAGAGTTTTATATTACTTAAAAGTTTATTTAAAAGattaagtatttatttatttatttaataagagTTTCAGTTATATaagaaatgtaaaataaaatatttaattaatttttaaaagttgagtTCAAATTGATGAAGTAAAGCGAAATTTGAAATTTGTCAATAATTGTTAAAAATAGAATGTTGATAACAATAATAtatagcaaagaaaagaaagaaaaatagaacacaATAGAAATAATCcggtaaaattaaaatatcttattctaatcaatatcaagtAGAGTTAGTATATTTCTATACAGATTTCACCTACGTAGCCTGTACCGGCCCTTGGCCTTCGACCTCGTAAATCTTCTCATCTtgctatttatattttatttcaacAAGAATTTGAGTCatatatctttaaaaataataaaacattaatatgAAAGCTCAAAAATATGATGTTCTTACTTAGATTTATGTGCTCTCATTAAATTGTTTTTGCATGTGATTAGTAAGATCATCATTAATCATCGTATACTGGTTTTCATCACGAACACCGACAAAAAAATAAAGGATAATTATAGTTAAATCTAACCAAATTATGTCAATATAAGAATTTGTCATACACTACATTTTTTACTTTTACCTAAGGCATTAAATAACCTAAAAAATCAGTAAGGCTTTAATGATGCTATAACAAGAAGCAACTCTCAaacaagaaaaaagaaatagaaattaCTACAATGAATAGCAATCTGGatattatgaaaatttttataatagaAACTAGAAGGGATTGGGTGGGTTTTAGATCTGACACAGAATCATTAatacatatcatatatatatatatatatatatgtgtgtgtctgTATCAAATTCAGCAACAaagataaatatattaataaaaagattgatgagaTTAGAATTTAGAAATAGTATTAATCCTCAAATCCAACCAAGACTTAGATAAAATGATAGTTTATCAAAAGATGGAATGAGTTACTAAATTTGCACGCATATGGAACAAAACACATGGCATTTGAACAAAGCCATGAATGGTCTAGTTGGGAATGAATAAGCCTATTTCatcttttaatcttttaaaatgacAGAGGTGTTCATAACATATCACTTAAACCTAATGGGTTAGGTTTTAAAAAACCAATGAATTTTTTGTAAAAGGCTATTGCtttgaaatttgaccaatttttgcAGATTGACTAAATTCCCTTTTTCATAAACACAATAAAATCCTATAATTCAAATTCacccaaaagaaaagaaagtcattttttaaattaaaacttgCATGCATAATACACAGGAAAAATCAGATAAAGTAAATTACTTAAGTGGAGCCAAGGATGATGTTCTTAATAGGAATAAAGATGAGTTTAACGAAGAATTTGATAAATCCTATCACTATAAAATTGATCACTGTATAGAATGCCACCTTCATGAAATCTACATAGGAAACAATAAACattcaaaaaacaaaaaaaacaaaaaaaccaaaattccaaCAGATCTAAGTTTAAAACAAAATGAAGAAAATCGAACGGGGAGAAGCAGTGGAAGGAATATCTTTATGACCAGGCTTGTGGAAACATTTGATGAGGCGGACGTTGTCCTTAGCGAAGTCTTTTAAAGATCTATGACGTTGTCAAGGGCATCCAATTTTTTGTCAAAGATCAAAATCCAATTGCAAAATAAGATAAAAGATAATTGTCATTAACTCATTGCACCAAAGCAAAGCTTTAACTCATTATTCAATTCTAAAAGGAACATGAACACAATAAGGAGGTATATCATGAAGTTAATGAAAAAATCACTATAGCAAAGAGATAAAATCCAAACCACTGACTCATTATACTATAGCAAGCATCTTAAGAACCAAGCATATTAAGAACCAGAACAATGTTTTCTTACTCTATAGGTTTCTCGATGAATATGCATGAAGAGGAAATCGAACCATTACAAAGGCTACTTATTTATTTCCATTGATCTTTTTATTTGTGGAGAAATTAAATGACATTGGAAGTGCTTTTATCACAATGTTCTCATAGAAGAACCAGAAATAGTTCTCTTTACTTTCAATGTGAAAGCAAAATCTTTTCTAAATAGATACCAACAAAATTGTTATTccggaaaataa from Gossypium arboreum isolate Shixiya-1 chromosome 9, ASM2569848v2, whole genome shotgun sequence includes the following:
- the LOC108450157 gene encoding membrane steroid-binding protein 2-like, which produces MGLQLWETLKEAITAYTGLSPATFFTVVALLWAIYYVVTGPFGSSDDHHQRSRAFEEQMEPLPPPIQLGEISEEELKQYDGSDPKKPLLMAIKGQIYDVSQSRMFYGPGGPYALFAGRDASRALAKMSFEEQDLTGDISGLGPFELDALQDWEYKFMSKYVKVGTIKKTVAVTGGDNGNGEASWTTEGDAKPAGDGSSQNAVAGTDAKEE